The sequence below is a genomic window from Patescibacteria group bacterium.
ACTCTTCCATTTCTTTGCCTTTATCAAGATGGCTAGCAAAAATAGTATCGTAAGCCGGAGTGCCTAATGCTTCTCCAACACCTAACAAAATCTGTAATAGAATTAAAGCGGAAAAGGTTGAAATAAAAGGAAAACTAAACCAAACGATCGCCCTAACAAGATAGCCACTAACGAGTAGATACTTTTTTTCTTGCACTCGATCTCCATATTTTCTAATAAAAATCATGAAGATTGTGGTAGCAGCCAAGTAAACTGCCCAAGACACACTAATAGAAAAAATATTACTATCAATTTTTTGCGCGAAAAGAACATAAAGAGGACCAAGCAAACCGCTGGCAAAAACAAAGATACTATTAAAAACCAAGAGAGCTTGTAAGGATTTATTCTTCATATTGATGTTTAAAAACTGAAATTATAAACCCAGCCTTTGAGGGTAACTGTTTCGTTTTTATAATTTGATAAATCTTTGATGAACATAAAATTTTATTTGACATTGTGGATAACTTTTTGCTATAATAATTTCATCACGATGAGAGGACTACCAAAGGGTGCCGTCCCGAGGGAATGCCTCTTTTTTATTTGGCTAATTTATGCTTGACTAGTTGGATATTTACGATAAAATAACTAAATTTTCTGATCAATGATGAGTAGTGGATATTTGGCACAACAATTTTTAAGAGTTTATTTTGTTTAATCAAATACTCAAATAAACAATAGAAATCTCCATCTCCAGAAACAATCACGGCTTTTTGATAGTTCGGATATTCAATCATCGTGTGCAATACCAATTCAGCGTCAACATTGCCCTTAATTTTTATCTTTCCATCTTCTTTTATTTCCAAGGTCGGCTTGAAAATACAAATGTAGCCGGCTTTTTGCAATTCAGTATAAAGCGTTTGATTGCCTGGAACATAGCCGATAAATAGATACGCTTTTCCAATCCCATACTTATCGCGCAAAAAAATTCTAAATCTGTGAAAATCCAAAAGCCAACCCTGACTTCTAACCCCAAGATTCAAGTTTTGGCTGTCAATAAACGCAAAGTTGTTCTCTTGTGATTTCATATGTTAAAAAGACAAACAGAAATTGTAAATCCAGTCTTTGAGTGTTGCTTCCCTGCCCGCCATAACTTTAGTGGAGGCGGGTTTATTTTTGTAATTTTTCAGGTCTTTGATGAACATAGTTGATGTAATTTTAGATAATAAAGGATTATAGTTTTATTTTATCAGTTATCAACCTTAGCCTACCAAGAGGATGATAATGGATTCTTTTTTCGGCAATAAATATCCCGCCAAAAATGAGAAGCGCGCCGATGAAAAAATACAAGTTCGGATATTCCCCAAGAAGAGGCATTGCAATTAAAACTGCTACAATAGGATCGATATAAGTAAAAAGTCCCACTTCTTGGGCTTTTATTTTTGACATACCGTAGTAAAACAAAAAATAAGCGACGGCCGATGAAAAGAAAACGCCAAAAATAATGCCGATTAGGCCGTTAATATTTAACTGATGAAAACTCCAATTATTTAACTCCCCAACCGCAAAAGGCAAAAAAGTAAGGCTGCCGAAGAGGAAAGAGATTGTAGTTACTTGGTAAGGATTAACTTTTTTTAATATATCTTTACCAAAAATGGTTTGAAAAATGGTTCCAAAAGTAGCAATGAGAAAAAATATATTACCGCCAATCCTGCCGAAATTCAACACTCCTCCGTTACTTACCACAGGAGATAAAATTACCACTAATACCCCAAAAAGCGCAATCATCATCCCGGACAACACTTTGAATTTTGGTTTTTCGTGTAAAAATATGATGGAAAATAAATAGATAAAGACAGGCCCTGAACAAGCGATTATCGGCACATTAATGCTGGTTGACTTTGGTAATCCTAAAAAGAAAAAACTGATGTTGATGGTCACACCAAAAAAACCAACTAAAAGAATCTCTAGCCACTGCCGCATATTTATCTTCTGCCAATGGTGAATTGCCAGGGGTATGAAGATTAATCCCGCTCCAAAAAACCTGATAAACGCTAAGGTAAAGGGAGGAATATTCTCGAGGGCAAATTTAAAAATCGGCGCAGCAGCGCCCCAGATAATGTTGGTAATAATCAAGGCAGTGATGGGATTCATAAATTATTTTTTCCAAGTTGTATTAATTTGCTTTATATTGTTAATTTTTTCTTTTTTAAAAAATTTAATAAACAAGAACACTATCCCACTGATCACTAAGAATAAAGCTAGCCATCGTTTAAGAAGTTCTCTATAATAAGTCTTCTCTAAAAA
It includes:
- a CDS encoding MFS transporter translates to MKNKSLQALLVFNSIFVFASGLLGPLYVLFAQKIDSNIFSISVSWAVYLAATTIFMIFIRKYGDRVQEKKYLLVSGYLVRAIVWFSFPFISTFSALILLQILLGVGEALGTPAYDTIFASHLDKGKEMEEYTDRKLLVNFSDAIGITVGGFILEKFGFNILFPIMGTLALASSVGILLQPKKLV
- a CDS encoding NYN domain-containing protein, yielding MKSQENNFAFIDSQNLNLGVRSQGWLLDFHRFRIFLRDKYGIGKAYLFIGYVPGNQTLYTELQKAGYICIFKPTLEIKEDGKIKIKGNVDAELVLHTMIEYPNYQKAVIVSGDGDFYCLFEYLIKQNKLLKIVVPNIHYSSLIRKFSYFIVNIQLVKHKLAK
- a CDS encoding DMT family transporter; its protein translation is MNPITALIITNIIWGAAAPIFKFALENIPPFTLAFIRFFGAGLIFIPLAIHHWQKINMRQWLEILLVGFFGVTINISFFFLGLPKSTSINVPIIACSGPVFIYLFSIIFLHEKPKFKVLSGMMIALFGVLVVILSPVVSNGGVLNFGRIGGNIFFLIATFGTIFQTIFGKDILKKVNPYQVTTISFLFGSLTFLPFAVGELNNWSFHQLNINGLIGIIFGVFFSSAVAYFLFYYGMSKIKAQEVGLFTYIDPIVAVLIAMPLLGEYPNLYFFIGALLIFGGIFIAEKRIHYHPLGRLRLITDKIKL